One genomic region from uncultured Subdoligranulum sp. encodes:
- the eda gene encoding bifunctional 4-hydroxy-2-oxoglutarate aldolase/2-dehydro-3-deoxy-phosphogluconate aldolase, whose product MNPVVQRVYEIGIIPVIAFNSVDEALPLCKALIAGGLPAAEVTFRTACAEECIKKIHEELPDMLLGAGTVLTTDQADRALAAGASFIVSPGFDPNVTKHVFDKGGLMMPGTCSAGEMQQAMNLGCEAIKFFPAEANGGVAMLKNIGGALKTCKWMCTGGINAKNVNEYLAYDPIFAVGGTWMCKSDKIKAGAWDEITAMCREAVDTMLGLELGHIGINCADDAEAAKTAETIGNLLSMAVKPGNSSIFVGKKEFEIMKKPGRGTHGHIAILTNNVDRAVFHLGQRGVKFDMDSKKVKDGKTTAIYFADEIAGFALHLVQR is encoded by the coding sequence ATGAATCCTGTTGTTCAGCGTGTGTATGAGATCGGCATTATTCCGGTCATTGCCTTCAATAGCGTGGACGAGGCCCTGCCCCTGTGCAAGGCCCTGATCGCCGGCGGTCTGCCCGCGGCGGAGGTCACCTTCCGCACGGCCTGCGCCGAGGAGTGCATCAAGAAGATCCACGAGGAGCTGCCCGACATGCTGCTGGGTGCCGGCACCGTCCTGACCACCGATCAGGCGGACCGTGCGCTGGCGGCCGGCGCTTCTTTCATCGTTTCGCCGGGCTTTGACCCCAACGTCACCAAGCACGTCTTCGACAAGGGCGGCCTGATGATGCCCGGCACCTGCAGCGCCGGTGAGATGCAGCAGGCCATGAACCTGGGCTGCGAGGCCATCAAGTTCTTCCCTGCCGAGGCCAACGGCGGCGTGGCCATGCTGAAGAACATCGGCGGCGCCCTGAAGACCTGCAAGTGGATGTGCACCGGCGGCATCAACGCCAAGAACGTCAACGAGTACCTGGCCTACGATCCCATCTTCGCCGTGGGCGGCACCTGGATGTGCAAGAGCGACAAGATCAAGGCCGGCGCCTGGGATGAAATCACCGCCATGTGCCGTGAGGCCGTGGACACCATGCTGGGCCTGGAGCTGGGCCACATCGGCATCAACTGCGCCGACGACGCCGAGGCTGCCAAGACCGCCGAGACCATCGGCAACCTGCTGAGCATGGCTGTCAAGCCGGGCAACAGCAGCATTTTCGTGGGCAAGAAGGAATTCGAGATCATGAAGAAGCCGGGCCGCGGCACCCACGGCCACATCGCCATCCTGACCAACAACGTGGACCGCGCCGTCTTCCACCTGGGCCAGCGCGGCGTCAAGTTCGACATGGACAGCAAGAAGGTCAAGGACGGCAAGACCACCG
- a CDS encoding IclR family transcriptional regulator, producing the protein MAEKGGVQSVERIFALIELLAAHPAGASLQTLAQGTALAKSTVHRLLASLVGLGYVSQEETSGRYRLTLKMFELSSGIVNDMAIMEVAKAHLERLAQRTGEAVHLVIRDGQDIVYIYKTENGPMRMSSRVGMRSPLYCTGVGKAILATLPAGEVAQVWAASRPRKLTERTVADLPHLQEQLETVRAKGYAVDDEENELGVRCVAVAIPGPDGRADSAFSISGLTPYMTPERIRRIAAMALDSRTDILADLGIARRSAAQTE; encoded by the coding sequence GTGGCGGAAAAAGGCGGCGTACAGAGTGTGGAGCGGATCTTTGCGCTGATCGAGCTGCTGGCGGCCCACCCGGCGGGGGCCAGCCTGCAGACGCTGGCCCAGGGCACCGCCCTGGCCAAGAGCACGGTGCACCGGCTGCTGGCCAGCCTGGTGGGGCTGGGGTATGTCTCCCAGGAGGAGACTTCGGGGCGGTATCGCCTGACGCTGAAGATGTTTGAGCTTTCCAGCGGCATCGTCAACGATATGGCCATCATGGAGGTGGCCAAGGCCCATCTGGAGCGGTTGGCCCAGCGCACCGGCGAGGCGGTGCATCTGGTCATCCGGGACGGCCAGGACATTGTCTACATTTATAAGACGGAGAACGGTCCCATGCGGATGTCCAGCCGGGTGGGCATGCGCAGCCCGCTCTACTGCACCGGCGTGGGCAAGGCCATTCTGGCCACGCTGCCCGCCGGGGAGGTGGCCCAGGTCTGGGCTGCCAGCCGGCCCCGCAAGCTCACCGAGCGGACGGTGGCGGACCTGCCCCATCTGCAGGAACAGCTGGAGACGGTGCGGGCCAAGGGCTACGCGGTGGACGACGAGGAAAACGAGCTGGGGGTGCGCTGCGTGGCGGTGGCCATCCCGGGACCGGACGGCCGGGCGGACAGCGCCTTCTCCATCAGCGGCCTGACCCCCTACATGACGCCGGAGCGCATCCGGCGCATCGCGGCCATGGCGTTGGACTCCCGCACCGACATTCTGGCGGACCTGGGCATCGCCCGCCGCAGTGCCGCACAAACCGAATAA
- a CDS encoding alginate O-acetyltransferase AlgX-related protein produces MKKTAQTILIVVFCAVLGLSFAVFNIFSKQLSMDSHENRLMTGLPQVLQSPLRELSKNLDNFFVDNSPFRYQFVLLNAGIDYELFGSSQSDQVLPGKDGWLFYKDGPTAAQPVANYQGLTDQQDSEETLARASAALQILSDDLAENGCTLVLDLTPSKDRVYQEYMPDGYPIISEENRTDRMAAYLQSHTTVPVVWQYPTLRSQAKLHPERPLYYKTDTHWNAVGALIGLDGIFSALEMPTLAPEEYPVQASGTTTGDMANVAALYAVLPPETTYEVPGYDTLFEKDDRVVRVIGDSFSEYYMPYLESRFAGCWREHIDTFDPAIAQQPGCDILILEFNERSLDTMLSILSNFYPA; encoded by the coding sequence GTGAAAAAGACAGCGCAAACCATTCTGATCGTCGTTTTCTGCGCGGTACTGGGGCTCTCCTTTGCCGTGTTCAACATCTTTTCCAAGCAGCTCTCGATGGACAGCCACGAGAACCGCCTGATGACCGGCCTGCCCCAGGTGCTGCAGAGCCCCCTGCGGGAACTGAGCAAGAACCTGGACAACTTCTTTGTGGACAATTCCCCCTTCCGCTACCAGTTCGTGCTGCTGAACGCCGGAATAGACTATGAGCTCTTCGGCAGCAGCCAGAGCGACCAGGTGCTGCCGGGCAAGGACGGCTGGCTGTTCTACAAGGACGGTCCCACGGCGGCCCAGCCGGTGGCCAACTACCAGGGCCTGACCGACCAGCAGGACAGCGAGGAGACACTGGCCCGCGCCAGCGCGGCGCTGCAAATCCTCAGCGATGATCTGGCCGAGAACGGCTGCACCCTGGTGCTGGACCTGACCCCCAGCAAGGACCGGGTTTACCAGGAATACATGCCGGACGGCTACCCCATCATCAGCGAGGAGAACCGCACCGACCGGATGGCCGCCTACCTGCAGTCCCACACCACGGTGCCGGTGGTGTGGCAGTACCCCACCCTGCGCAGCCAGGCCAAGCTCCATCCCGAGCGGCCGCTCTACTACAAGACCGACACCCACTGGAACGCGGTGGGGGCGCTCATCGGGCTGGACGGTATCTTTTCGGCGCTGGAGATGCCCACCCTGGCGCCGGAGGAATATCCCGTCCAGGCCAGCGGCACCACCACCGGCGACATGGCCAATGTGGCCGCCCTCTACGCCGTGCTGCCCCCCGAGACCACCTACGAGGTGCCCGGCTACGACACCCTGTTTGAGAAGGACGACCGGGTGGTGCGGGTCATCGGCGATTCCTTCAGCGAGTATTACATGCCCTACCTGGAGAGCCGGTTTGCCGGCTGCTGGCGCGAGCATATCGACACCTTCGATCCCGCCATCGCGCAGCAGCCCGGCTGCGATATCCTGATTCTGGAATTCAACGAGCGCAGCCTGGACACCATGCTCTCCATCCTGTCCAACTTCTATCCCGCATAA
- a CDS encoding MBOAT family O-acyltransferase has protein sequence MAFSSVQFLFIFLPLTLVVYYLLPRFARNAVLCLFSLVFFAWSGLRGAALLVGLAALNWLGGLALKHLPFKKVLLILLIVADLGVLAVFKYAGFAAETVNTFVPGLLPVLAPALPLGISFYIFTAIGYCIDVAVGHVQPARNPLRFFVFLAFFGHGPSGPIVRYGQQAPMLDPRGEPRRVTADRFAYGIKRFIFGLSKKAIIADQIALIYQRVTSVPADTVPAPILVLGYVAYMLQLYFDFSGYSDMAIGIGCFFGLDLPENFDYPYLAKSIGEYWRRWHISLSSWFRDYLYFPLGGSHCSTLCTCRNLIIVFLLTGLWHGAAWQYVFFGLLHGLLLCLERLGLRRLLEKLPGAVQHLYAVVVLWLTLIIFGAPGLAQGLDAWKGIFCWQEGAPGYTLAAFTDTKLLLILAAAVLLCGPVQALFPRLKEALYARRAPGVPMVAGLLVLFFFSLMRVTAGTYSAFIYFQF, from the coding sequence ATGGCCTTTTCTTCCGTTCAATTTCTCTTTATCTTTCTGCCGCTGACGCTGGTGGTCTATTATCTGCTGCCCCGTTTTGCCCGCAACGCCGTGCTCTGCCTGTTCAGCCTGGTGTTCTTCGCCTGGTCCGGCCTGCGGGGTGCTGCCCTGCTGGTGGGGCTGGCCGCTCTCAACTGGTTGGGCGGCCTGGCGCTGAAACATCTGCCCTTCAAAAAAGTGCTGCTGATCCTGCTGATCGTGGCGGACCTGGGGGTGCTGGCGGTCTTCAAGTACGCCGGGTTTGCCGCCGAGACCGTCAACACCTTTGTGCCCGGCCTGCTGCCGGTCCTGGCGCCGGCCCTGCCCCTGGGCATCAGCTTCTACATCTTCACGGCCATCGGCTACTGCATCGACGTGGCCGTCGGCCATGTGCAGCCCGCCCGCAATCCCCTGCGGTTCTTTGTGTTCCTTGCCTTCTTCGGCCACGGTCCCTCCGGCCCCATCGTCCGTTACGGGCAGCAGGCCCCCATGCTGGATCCCCGGGGCGAACCCCGCCGTGTGACCGCTGACCGCTTTGCCTATGGCATCAAGCGGTTCATCTTCGGTCTTTCCAAAAAGGCCATCATCGCCGACCAGATCGCCCTGATCTACCAGCGGGTGACCTCGGTGCCCGCCGACACCGTGCCCGCCCCCATACTGGTGCTGGGGTACGTGGCCTACATGCTGCAGCTGTATTTTGACTTTTCCGGCTACAGCGATATGGCCATCGGCATCGGCTGCTTCTTCGGGCTGGATCTGCCGGAGAACTTCGACTACCCCTACCTGGCCAAAAGCATCGGCGAATACTGGCGCCGGTGGCATATCTCGCTGTCCAGCTGGTTCCGGGATTATCTCTACTTTCCCCTGGGCGGCAGCCATTGCAGCACGCTGTGCACCTGCCGCAACCTGATCATCGTCTTCCTGCTCACCGGCCTGTGGCACGGCGCCGCCTGGCAGTACGTATTTTTCGGGCTGCTCCACGGCCTGCTGCTCTGTCTCGAACGGCTGGGTCTGCGCCGCCTGCTGGAGAAGCTGCCCGGCGCGGTGCAGCATCTCTACGCCGTGGTGGTCCTGTGGCTGACGCTGATCATCTTCGGCGCCCCGGGTCTGGCCCAGGGGCTGGACGCATGGAAGGGCATTTTCTGCTGGCAGGAGGGCGCCCCCGGCTACACGCTGGCCGCCTTCACCGACACCAAACTGCTGCTGATCCTGGCCGCCGCCGTACTGCTGTGCGGCCCTGTGCAGGCCCTGTTCCCGCGGCTGAAGGAAGCCCTCTACGCCCGCAGGGCTCCCGGGGTTCCCATGGTGGCGGGGCTGCTGGTGCTGTTCTTCTTCAGCCTCATGCGGGTGACCGCCGGCACCTACAGTGCCTTTATCTATTTCCAGTTCTAA
- a CDS encoding alpha/beta hydrolase: protein MSRHTSKDLTQRLETVIKTLIPQRGQSADELGPMMRAIKAIHSVTDNTSTSPEDLERQRAAQELFGRLVAPSQGIRTDGLTVGKVPAEWVSLEHGHDRRHAVLYCHGGGFTCGQLGYARILASKLALCTGFDVLSFEYRLSPEHRYPAALQDALAMWDYMMYMGYGARDVIVAGDSAGGNLALELCLKIKAQGRAQPRGLLLFSPWTDMTTGGKSYRTCRDLDPMLTLEYVEAIRAAYAGPDAEWADPCYSPLFADLRGMPPALIQVGTNEILRSDGERLAEALQKAGGYARLEVYEECWHVFQQMPIHRAEVAMEAAGRFVQRLM, encoded by the coding sequence ATGTCCCGACACACTTCCAAGGATCTGACCCAACGGCTGGAGACCGTCATCAAAACGCTGATTCCCCAGCGCGGCCAGAGCGCCGACGAGCTGGGGCCGATGATGCGTGCCATCAAGGCCATCCACAGCGTTACCGACAATACTTCCACCTCCCCGGAGGACCTGGAACGCCAGCGGGCGGCCCAGGAACTGTTCGGGCGGCTGGTGGCGCCCTCCCAGGGCATCCGCACCGACGGGCTGACGGTGGGCAAGGTGCCGGCCGAATGGGTGAGCCTGGAACACGGCCATGACCGGCGCCACGCGGTGCTCTACTGCCATGGCGGCGGTTTCACCTGCGGCCAGCTGGGCTATGCCCGGATTCTGGCCAGCAAGCTGGCCCTCTGCACCGGGTTTGACGTGCTCTCCTTCGAGTACCGCCTGTCCCCCGAGCACCGCTACCCGGCGGCGCTGCAGGACGCGCTGGCCATGTGGGATTATATGATGTATATGGGCTACGGCGCCCGGGATGTGATCGTGGCGGGGGATTCCGCCGGGGGCAACCTGGCGCTGGAACTCTGCCTGAAAATCAAGGCCCAGGGGCGCGCCCAGCCCCGGGGACTGCTGCTGTTCAGCCCCTGGACCGACATGACCACAGGGGGCAAGAGTTACCGCACCTGCCGGGACCTGGACCCCATGCTGACGCTGGAATATGTGGAAGCGATACGGGCGGCCTACGCCGGGCCCGATGCCGAGTGGGCCGATCCCTGTTACAGCCCGCTGTTCGCCGATCTGCGGGGAATGCCGCCTGCCCTGATTCAGGTGGGCACCAACGAGATTCTGCGGTCTGACGGTGAGCGGCTGGCCGAAGCCCTGCAGAAGGCCGGCGGGTACGCCAGACTGGAAGTGTACGAGGAGTGCTGGCATGTTTTCCAGCAGATGCCGATCCATCGCGCCGAGGTGGCCATGGAGGCGGCCGGGCGGTTTGTGCAGCGGCTGATGTGA
- a CDS encoding DUF6320 domain-containing protein: protein MKTCPHCHITIGGSAAYCPLCQNRLSGPDEAPWWPRITPPVRRFSLLFKIVAFVLLAATMVVMAIDFLLVPEPHHHESLLMLVWVVAALLVLRGLLRRRYNGPRQVFSLLLLVSGLLIFTDWYNGYTGYSLDIVIPILCSVTLVCNFIFAFCRSRFTQNALVYMLLNIGIGILPYLLLLFRVGTGRIDAHSIPWVICLIISSVTCLGLIIFQGRKLRSELEKRLHM from the coding sequence ATGAAGACCTGTCCCCATTGTCATATCACCATCGGCGGCAGCGCGGCCTACTGCCCGCTGTGCCAGAACCGGCTGTCCGGCCCTGACGAAGCCCCCTGGTGGCCCAGGATCACGCCGCCGGTGCGGCGGTTCAGCCTGCTGTTCAAGATCGTTGCCTTTGTGCTGCTGGCCGCCACAATGGTGGTCATGGCCATCGATTTCCTGCTGGTGCCGGAGCCCCACCACCACGAAAGCCTGCTGATGCTGGTGTGGGTGGTGGCGGCACTGCTGGTGCTGCGGGGACTGCTGCGCCGCCGCTACAACGGCCCAAGGCAGGTGTTCTCGCTGCTATTGCTGGTGTCGGGACTGCTCATCTTTACCGACTGGTACAACGGCTACACCGGCTACAGCCTGGACATTGTGATTCCCATTCTTTGCAGTGTCACGCTGGTCTGCAATTTTATCTTTGCCTTCTGCCGCAGCCGCTTCACCCAGAACGCGCTGGTCTATATGCTGCTGAACATCGGCATAGGCATTCTGCCTTATCTGCTGCTGCTCTTCCGGGTGGGGACCGGCCGCATCGATGCCCACAGCATCCCCTGGGTCATCTGCCTGATCATCAGCTCGGTGACCTGCCTGGGGCTTATCATCTTCCAGGGGCGCAAACTGCGCAGCGAACTGGAAAAACGCCTGCATATGTAA
- a CDS encoding prephenate dehydrogenase — MLDKSKTYLIVGLGLLGGKYAQVLSQKGYRVTGITHSQSTLDYALSHDYICAGKTEDFADLVIKADCVIFGLYPTVLLDWVREYGDLLQPGTMVTDVSGVKRGVVEPIQEMLPEGVEFIASHPMAGRETSGIAHSAEVDFAPANFIITPTARNTQAGIDWCHDLAETLGFKRISELTPAEHDHMIGYVSQLCHAIAVSLMCASDNSELARYTGDSFRDLTRIARINDKMWAELFLWNKDNLISEIDMFTNTLLDMRKKLVEDDREGLEEMFRLSTQRREAFDKR, encoded by the coding sequence ATGTTGGATAAAAGCAAAACCTATCTGATCGTGGGGCTGGGCCTGCTGGGCGGCAAATACGCCCAGGTGCTCAGCCAGAAAGGCTACCGTGTGACCGGCATCACCCACAGCCAGTCCACCCTGGACTACGCCCTGAGCCATGACTATATCTGTGCCGGCAAGACCGAAGATTTTGCCGACCTGGTCATCAAGGCGGACTGCGTGATCTTCGGGCTCTACCCCACCGTCCTGCTGGACTGGGTGCGGGAATACGGGGATCTTCTGCAGCCCGGCACGATGGTCACCGATGTTTCGGGCGTCAAGCGGGGCGTGGTGGAACCCATCCAGGAGATGCTGCCCGAGGGTGTGGAGTTCATCGCCAGCCATCCCATGGCCGGGCGGGAGACCAGCGGCATTGCCCACAGCGCCGAGGTGGATTTTGCCCCCGCCAACTTCATCATCACCCCCACCGCCCGCAACACCCAGGCCGGCATCGACTGGTGCCATGACCTGGCCGAGACGCTGGGCTTCAAGCGGATCAGCGAGCTAACCCCCGCCGAGCACGATCACATGATCGGCTATGTGAGCCAGCTCTGCCACGCCATCGCCGTGAGCCTGATGTGCGCTTCGGACAACTCGGAACTGGCCCGCTACACCGGCGATTCCTTCCGGGACCTGACCCGCATCGCCCGGATCAACGACAAGATGTGGGCGGAACTGTTCCTGTGGAACAAGGACAACCTGATCTCCGAGATCGACATGTTCACCAACACGCTGCTGGATATGCGCAAAAAGCTGGTGGAGGACGACCGGGAAGGCCTGGAGGAGATGTTCCGGCTATCCACCCAGAGGCGGGAAGCCTTTGACAAACGATAA
- the aroA gene encoding 3-phosphoshikimate 1-carboxyvinyltransferase, translating into MDARLYVSRLSGAATVPPSKSAAHRAVLCAALADGVSHIINIEYSQDIRATLGAAAQLGAKIQEEPHSLTITGRGNASGFVTVTRPVFCNESGSTLRFMIPLFSLTAQKIHFTGRGRLFDRPQAVYQMLFDRQGLRFEQSPDGITIFGRLRPGGFTLPGDVSSQFISGLLFAAPLMESESTIEVLAPYESRSYVDLTIGAMQQFGIKVASRARKNGSVLYRIPAPQRYTASDFAVEGDYSQAAFLAVLGCVIGGITVTGLNPASQQGDKVILEILQRCGGKFKAVEGGYKFSRSLLRATEIDLADCPDLGPVLFTLGCFCSGETVIHNAGRLRLKESDRIEAMQTELQKMGARIEVDGDEVHITGVALHAPNAPLSGHNDHRIVMALAVAACGSGLPALISGAEAVNKSWPAFWDTLRALGAKVEFD; encoded by the coding sequence GTGGATGCCCGTCTGTACGTCAGCCGGCTGAGCGGTGCAGCCACTGTGCCGCCCAGCAAGAGCGCTGCCCACCGGGCGGTGCTCTGTGCGGCGCTGGCCGACGGCGTGAGCCACATCATCAACATCGAGTACAGCCAGGATATCCGGGCCACCCTTGGCGCCGCGGCCCAGCTGGGCGCCAAGATCCAGGAGGAGCCCCATTCCCTGACCATCACGGGGCGGGGCAACGCCAGCGGCTTTGTGACGGTGACTCGTCCGGTCTTCTGCAACGAGAGCGGCTCCACCCTGCGGTTCATGATCCCGCTGTTCAGCCTGACCGCCCAGAAGATCCATTTCACCGGCAGGGGGCGGCTGTTCGACCGGCCCCAGGCGGTCTACCAGATGCTGTTTGACCGGCAGGGGCTGCGCTTTGAGCAGTCCCCCGACGGCATCACGATTTTCGGGCGGCTGCGCCCCGGCGGCTTCACCCTGCCGGGGGATGTGTCCAGCCAGTTCATCAGCGGCCTGCTCTTTGCCGCCCCGCTGATGGAATCCGAGAGCACCATCGAGGTGCTGGCCCCCTACGAGAGCCGTTCCTACGTGGACCTGACCATCGGGGCCATGCAGCAGTTCGGCATCAAGGTGGCTTCCCGGGCGCGGAAGAACGGCAGCGTGCTCTACCGCATCCCCGCCCCCCAGCGATATACCGCCAGCGACTTTGCCGTGGAGGGTGACTACAGCCAGGCGGCCTTTCTGGCCGTGCTGGGCTGCGTGATCGGCGGCATCACCGTGACGGGCCTCAACCCCGCCAGCCAGCAGGGCGACAAGGTCATCCTGGAGATCCTGCAGCGGTGCGGCGGCAAGTTCAAAGCCGTGGAAGGCGGGTACAAATTCTCCCGCAGTCTGCTGCGCGCCACCGAGATCGACCTGGCGGACTGCCCCGACCTGGGGCCGGTGCTCTTCACGCTGGGCTGTTTCTGCAGCGGCGAGACGGTCATTCACAACGCCGGACGGCTGCGGCTGAAGGAGTCCGACCGCATCGAGGCCATGCAGACCGAGCTGCAGAAGATGGGCGCCCGCATCGAGGTGGACGGCGACGAGGTGCACATCACCGGCGTGGCCCTTCATGCCCCCAACGCGCCTCTTTCGGGCCACAACGATCATCGCATCGTCATGGCGCTGGCCGTGGCTGCCTGCGGTTCGGGGCTGCCCGCCCTCATCAGCGGCGCCGAGGCCGTCAACAAGAGCTGGCCCGCCTTCTGGGACACCCTGCGCGCCCTGGGTGCCAAAGTGGAATTTGACTAA
- the aroF gene encoding 3-deoxy-7-phosphoheptulonate synthase, with protein MIISTKKGTPQAELDRIIENFEKQGLSVTLIRGTDYNVFGLVGDTTKIAEKDVLANPWVENVTRVSAPYKRANRLFHPEDTVVDVNGIKIGGHAPIAVMAGPCSVEGEEHTIKMAKLVKEGGANFLRGGAYKPRTSPYSFQGLGTEGILDLVKAREVTGLPIVSELMDEAHIDEFEEYVDVVQIGARNMQNFQLLKAVGKMHKPVLLKRGLANTIEEWIMSAEYIMAGGNENVILCERGIRTFERATRNTLDLSAVPVVKEKTHLPIIVDPSHATGDYKYVESMAIAAVAAGADGLEIEVHDNPQCAWSDGAQCLKPDKFAETIAMCRKVAAAIGREM; from the coding sequence ATGATTATTTCCACCAAAAAGGGTACGCCGCAGGCGGAACTGGACCGCATTATTGAGAATTTTGAGAAGCAGGGCCTTTCGGTCACGCTGATCCGCGGCACCGACTATAACGTCTTCGGCCTCGTGGGCGACACCACCAAGATCGCCGAGAAGGACGTGCTGGCCAACCCCTGGGTCGAGAATGTGACCCGTGTTTCGGCCCCCTACAAGCGCGCCAACCGCCTGTTCCACCCCGAGGATACCGTCGTGGATGTGAACGGCATCAAGATCGGCGGCCACGCCCCCATCGCCGTGATGGCCGGCCCCTGCAGCGTGGAAGGCGAGGAGCACACCATCAAGATGGCCAAGCTGGTCAAGGAGGGCGGCGCCAACTTCCTGCGCGGCGGCGCCTACAAACCCCGCACCAGCCCCTACTCCTTCCAGGGGCTGGGCACCGAGGGCATCCTGGACCTGGTGAAGGCCCGGGAGGTCACCGGTCTGCCCATCGTCAGCGAGCTGATGGATGAGGCCCACATCGACGAGTTCGAGGAGTACGTGGACGTGGTGCAGATCGGCGCGCGCAACATGCAGAACTTCCAGCTGCTGAAGGCCGTCGGCAAGATGCACAAGCCGGTGCTGCTCAAGCGCGGCCTTGCCAACACCATCGAGGAATGGATCATGTCCGCCGAGTACATCATGGCCGGCGGCAACGAGAACGTCATCCTCTGCGAGCGGGGCATCCGCACCTTCGAGCGCGCCACCCGCAACACGCTGGACCTGTCTGCGGTGCCGGTGGTGAAGGAGAAGACCCACCTGCCCATCATCGTGGACCCCAGCCATGCCACCGGTGACTACAAGTATGTGGAAAGCATGGCCATCGCCGCCGTGGCGGCCGGTGCCGACGGTCTGGAGATCGAGGTGCACGACAATCCGCAGTGCGCCTGGAGCGACGGTGCCCAGTGCCTGAAACCCGACAAGTTCGCCGAGACCATCGCCATGTGCCGCAAGGTGGCCGCCGCCATCGGCCGGGAGATGTGA
- a CDS encoding shikimate kinase: MEQKLYGLIGAKLGHSYSKIIHEQLAGYRYELIPLPTEAEARAFMEKRAFAAINVTIPYKQLVIPYCDVLDPKAKAIGAVNTIVNRDGKLYGYNTDYLGFSYLAKVHGVDFADKTVLILGTGGTHSTVEAVCRDSGAKTILSASRTGKFGALTYNEAMRRRDVQIIVNTTPCGMFPNVGQCMLDPTAFPQLEAVLDVVYNPFRTELLLRAEEHGIKAVGGFEMLVAQAVYAAQHFTGRFFAVDSVIPTASRRLQRELSNVSLIGMPGCGKSTVGAALAKRLNKTFVDLDEEIERRTGNNIPDIFAHEGEEAFRRYEADILADVAKHTGQVIACGGGVIKTHANVHALRQNGCVLWVQRPLGKLATGGRPLSQGGAALKQLQAERTPLYQAAAHAVLDNSGALADTVEAAVRLFETDIAL, from the coding sequence GTGGAACAAAAACTGTATGGTCTGATTGGTGCCAAGCTGGGACACAGCTATTCCAAGATCATTCATGAACAGCTGGCCGGCTACCGGTACGAACTGATTCCCCTGCCCACCGAGGCGGAGGCCCGCGCCTTCATGGAGAAGCGCGCCTTTGCGGCCATCAATGTGACCATTCCCTACAAACAGCTGGTCATCCCCTACTGCGATGTGCTGGACCCCAAGGCCAAGGCCATCGGGGCCGTCAACACCATCGTCAACCGGGATGGCAAGCTCTATGGCTACAACACCGATTACCTGGGCTTTTCCTATCTGGCCAAGGTGCATGGCGTGGATTTTGCCGACAAAACCGTGCTGATCCTCGGCACCGGCGGCACCCACTCCACCGTGGAGGCGGTCTGCCGGGACAGCGGCGCCAAAACCATCCTGTCGGCCAGCCGCACCGGCAAATTCGGTGCGCTGACCTACAACGAGGCCATGCGCCGCCGGGACGTGCAGATCATCGTCAACACCACCCCCTGCGGCATGTTCCCCAACGTGGGGCAGTGTATGCTGGACCCCACGGCCTTCCCCCAGCTGGAAGCGGTGCTGGATGTGGTCTACAATCCCTTCCGCACCGAACTGCTGCTGCGCGCCGAGGAGCACGGCATCAAGGCGGTGGGCGGCTTTGAGATGCTGGTGGCCCAGGCAGTGTATGCCGCCCAGCACTTTACCGGGCGGTTCTTTGCGGTGGACAGCGTGATTCCCACCGCCAGCCGCCGGCTGCAGCGGGAACTCTCCAACGTTTCGCTGATCGGCATGCCGGGCTGCGGCAAATCCACCGTGGGCGCCGCCCTTGCCAAGCGTCTGAACAAGACCTTCGTGGATCTGGACGAGGAGATCGAGCGCCGCACCGGCAACAATATCCCCGACATCTTCGCCCACGAGGGGGAGGAGGCCTTCCGCCGGTACGAGGCCGACATCCTGGCCGACGTGGCCAAGCACACCGGGCAGGTCATCGCCTGCGGCGGCGGCGTCATCAAGACCCACGCCAACGTCCACGCCCTGCGCCAGAACGGATGCGTGCTGTGGGTCCAGCGCCCCCTGGGCAAGCTGGCCACCGGCGGCCGTCCGCTGTCCCAGGGCGGCGCGGCCCTCAAGCAGCTGCAGGCCGAGCGCACACCGCTCTACCAGGCAGCCGCCCACGCCGTGCTGGACAATTCCGGCGCGCTGGCCGACACCGTGGAGGCCGCCGTGCGGCTGTTTGAAACAGACATTGCACTGTAA